The nucleotide window TTCGCATCGAGGCCGACGTCCCGTTCCCCGCGCGCTTCGACGCGGCTAAGCTTTAAGGGACGCCCGCGCCTGCAACGGCCACCCATGTTCGAGGTGCAGCATCGCGACGCAGCCGCCCGCATCGCCCTCCGGACGGAGGGCCGCATTCGCCTGCGGACGCCAGCGGCGCTCTTCGTCGAGACCCCTCGCATGCCCGCGCCGCCCGAGGCGCCGCTTGTCCTCTCCGAGCGCCCGCCCGTGGGCGGCCAACCGTGGGTGCAGGACCTTGGAAGCGCGTTCCTTCCCCGCGCGCCCGATCCGGCGGCGGACCTTCGCATCGAGGCCGACGTCCCGTTCCCCGCGCGATTCGACGCGCGCCTCGACGCAAAGGCGGAGGAGCTTGCGGATTCTTCGCAAGCGGCGACGGTGCTTGTCCGGCGCGCGCCGGCCGCGGTCGAGGCCGGTCGCATCGTCGCCCTCCCCTCGGCCTCCGCCCTCTTCCGCGACCCGCGCGGCTTTGCCCAAGCCGTGACGACCCTTCGCGAGAAGGCCGGACCCGGCGCCCTCCTCTACGCCCCCGGCCTTGGCCTCCCGAGGGAGATCGCGCTTTGCGCCTACGCGGGCATCGACCTCTTCGACACGCTGCCGATCCTGCTTGCCGCGCGCGCCGGCGAGTACGTGCTCCCCGAGGGTTCGCTCCCCGCGACGGCGGCCGACGAGCCTCCCTGCGCGTGCGACGCCTGCCGCGCGCGCGACCGGTCCTTCGCCGGCCTTGTTGCGCACGGCCTTGCGCAGCAGGCCCAGGAGCTTGCCCGCGCGCGCGGGGCCGTCGCCCAGGGCCGCCTGCGCGAGCTTGCGGAGATGCGGGCGCGGAGCACCCCCGAGCAGGCGGCGCTCCTGCGTTTCCTCGACCTCGACCACTTCGCGCATTTCGAAGCCCGCGCGCCGATCCTGCGCCGCACACCCCTTTGGGCGACGGGGAAGGAAAGCCTCCAGCGGCCGGAGATCGAGCGCTTCCGCCGCCGACTGGCGGAGCGCTACCGCCCGCCGGAGTCCGCCCGCGTGCTGCTGCTTGTGCCCTGCAGCGCGACGAAGCCCTACAGCGACAGCCGAACGCACGCCATCCTGGACCGCGCGCTCGCGCGCGTTCCCAACCTCGGCGCCGTCCACAAGGTCGTCGTGACCTCGCCGCTTGGCGTGGTGCCCATGGAGCTTGAGCTCTCGTACCCGGCCGCACGGTACGACCTCCCCGTCACCGGCCACTGGGACCGCGACGAGGCCGCCATGGTGGCCGATGCGCTCCGCGCGAGCCTCACGCATGCGCGCTACGAGCGCGTCGTCGCGCACCTGGACGACGACCAGGAGCGCCTGGTCGCTCCGGCGCTCTCCTCGTTCGAATCCACGGGCGCCGACGATCCCCTCTCCGCAAAGTCGCTCGAAAGCCTCGTTGCGACGCTCACGGACGCCGTCAACGGCCTTCCCGGCGTCCCGCGGCGTCGGCGCGAGTTGGACGACATGGCCTCGCGCGCTCGGTGGCAATTCGGCGCCGGCGCGGAGGCGCTCGTCGACGGCGCGACGATTCGCGGCCGGTATCCCCACCTCAAGGTCCTCTCGCCCGACGGCGGACAGCGGGCGCAGCTCGTTCCCGACCGCGGCACGCTCTCCCTCACGATGGAGGGCGCGCGGCGTCTCCCGTCGGACGCGTACCGCGTGGAGATCGACGACTTCGTGCCGCGCGGAGGCGTCTACGGCGTCGGCATCGTGCGCGCCTCGCCGGACATCCGGCCGGAGGACGAGGTGCTCCTCTGGCACGGTGACGAGCTCCGCGGCGTGGGCATCGCCGAGACGAGCGCGACCGAGATGAACGCGCGCCTTCGCGGCGTGGCCGTGCGGGTGAGGCACCATGCCTAGCCCTTCCCTCCTTTCCCACCCGCAGACGCTCAACGCCGTCATGCGCGACGTCCGGGGGCTTGCGCCGCGCGAGGGAAGCCTCGAGCATCCCACGAAGGTGTGGACCGAGCCCGAGCGCCATGGCGCCCAGGTGCTCGACGCGCTTGTCGTCATCCTCAAGACGCGCGGCTGCACGTGGGCCCTCTCGGGCGGCTGCACGATGTGCGGCTACGTGAACGACAGCATGGTGCGGAAAGTGGAGGCGCGGCAGCTCCTCGCCCAGTTTCGGCGCGCGCTTGCCGAGTCCCACCGCGGGCAGCCCATCGTGAAGATCTACACGAGCGGAAGCTTCCTCGATCCAACCGAGGTGCCCGACGAGGCGCAGGCGGCCATCCTCGCCGAGATCCCCCCGGGCGTGCGCAAGGTGACGCTCGAGGCCCAATCGGTGCACGCGACCGACGCACGTGTGGCCGCGGTGCGAGCGGCGCTTCGCCCCGAGGTCGAGCTCGAGATCGCGTTTGGCCTCGAGTCGGCCCGGCCTGCGATCCTTCAGTATTCGGTCAACAAGCACGATACCTTCGGCGACTTCGTCGCCGCTTGCCGCGCCTGCCGCGCGCACGGCGTCCGCACGAAGGCCTACCTTCTCGTGAAGCCCCCGTTCCTCACGGAGCGCGAGGCGCTCGAGGACGCCGTGGCCACCACGCTTGCGGCCGGTTCGGAGTGCGACGTCGTGAGCCTCAACGCCTGCAACGTCCAGAGCCGCACGCTCGTCGAGCGCCTCTGGAAGCGCGGGCTCTACCGGCCCATCTGGCTCTGGTCGCTTGTGGAGATCATCCGGCGGACGCACGGCAAGATCCCCGCGCGCATCCGCTGCGACCCCGTGGGGGCGGGAGGCGCGCGCGGCGCGCACAACTGCGGCGCCTGCGACAAGCGCGTCCTCGAAGCGATCGAAGCCTACTCGCTGACGGCCCGGCTGGAAGCCTTGGAGATCGAACCGTGCGCCTGCGTCGAGCGCTGGCAGGACACGCTGGAGCTCGAAGGGTTCCTGCAGG belongs to Candidatus Thermoplasmatota archaeon and includes:
- a CDS encoding archaeosine biosynthesis radical SAM protein RaSEA, with the translated sequence MPSPSLLSHPQTLNAVMRDVRGLAPREGSLEHPTKVWTEPERHGAQVLDALVVILKTRGCTWALSGGCTMCGYVNDSMVRKVEARQLLAQFRRALAESHRGQPIVKIYTSGSFLDPTEVPDEAQAAILAEIPPGVRKVTLEAQSVHATDARVAAVRAALRPEVELEIAFGLESARPAILQYSVNKHDTFGDFVAACRACRAHGVRTKAYLLVKPPFLTEREALEDAVATTLAAGSECDVVSLNACNVQSRTLVERLWKRGLYRPIWLWSLVEIIRRTHGKIPARIRCDPVGAGGARGAHNCGACDKRVLEAIEAYSLTARLEALEIEPCACVERWQDTLELEGFLQGGAMA
- the arcS gene encoding archaeosine synthase subunit alpha, yielding MFEVQHRDAAARIALRTEGRIRLRTPAALFVETPRMPAPPEAPLVLSERPPVGGQPWVQDLGSAFLPRAPDPAADLRIEADVPFPARFDARLDAKAEELADSSQAATVLVRRAPAAVEAGRIVALPSASALFRDPRGFAQAVTTLREKAGPGALLYAPGLGLPREIALCAYAGIDLFDTLPILLAARAGEYVLPEGSLPATAADEPPCACDACRARDRSFAGLVAHGLAQQAQELARARGAVAQGRLRELAEMRARSTPEQAALLRFLDLDHFAHFEARAPILRRTPLWATGKESLQRPEIERFRRRLAERYRPPESARVLLLVPCSATKPYSDSRTHAILDRALARVPNLGAVHKVVVTSPLGVVPMELELSYPAARYDLPVTGHWDRDEAAMVADALRASLTHARYERVVAHLDDDQERLVAPALSSFESTGADDPLSAKSLESLVATLTDAVNGLPGVPRRRRELDDMASRARWQFGAGAEALVDGATIRGRYPHLKVLSPDGGQRAQLVPDRGTLSLTMEGARRLPSDAYRVEIDDFVPRGGVYGVGIVRASPDIRPEDEVLLWHGDELRGVGIAETSATEMNARLRGVAVRVRHHA